A part of Camelus ferus isolate YT-003-E chromosome 6, BCGSAC_Cfer_1.0, whole genome shotgun sequence genomic DNA contains:
- the GPX2 gene encoding glutathione peroxidase 2, protein MAYIAKSFYDLSAISLDGEKVDFNTFRGRAVLIENVASLUGTTTRDYTQLNELQCRFPRRLVVLGFPCNQFGHQENCQNEEILNSLKYVRPGGGFQPTFTLVQKCDVNGQNEHPVFAYLKDKLPYPYDDPFSLMTDPKFIIWSPVRRSDVSWNFEKFLIGPEGEPFRRYSRTFPTINIEPDIKRLLKVAI, encoded by the exons ATGGCTTACATTGCCAAGTCCTTCTACGACCTCAGTGCGATCAGCCTGGATGGGGAGAAGGTAGATTTCAACACATTCCGAGGCAGGGCAGTGCTGATCGAGAATGTGGCCTCACTCTGAGGCACAACCACCCGGGACTACACCCAGCTCAACGAGCTGCAATGCCGCTTTCCTAGGCGCCTGGTGGTTCTTGGCTTCCCTTGCAACCAATTTGGACATCAG gaGAACTGTCAGAATGAGGAGATTTTGAACAGTCTCAAGTACGTCCGCCCTGGGGGTGGATTCCAGCCCACATTTACCCTTGTCCAAAAGTGTGATGTGAATGGTCAGAACGAGCATCCTGTCTTCGCCTACCTGAAGGACAAGCTCCCCTACCCTTACGATGACCCGTTTTCTCTCATGACGGATCCCAAGTTCATCATTTGGAGCCCCGTACGCCGCTCAGATGTGTCCTGGAACTTTGAGAAGTTCCTCATTGGGCCGGAGGGGGAGCCCTTCCGACGCTACAGCCGCACCTTCCCGACCATCAACATCGAGCCCGACATCAAGCGCCTCCTCAAAGTTGCCATATAA